The following are from one region of the Anaeropeptidivorans aminofermentans genome:
- the hemZ gene encoding coproporphyrinogen dehydrogenase HemZ codes for MNCVLDGHDFRNEVFTIVQIFFPNVRPIFTHEVSDEGLSIKTSIHKDEISACVMEDGNKKSEHKLKASKNNLKHIKNRLQIAVYTVLSDFTGIKSKWGILIGIRPAKILRNLMEKGLTQKEIYDYMKSVYLCSDEKIDLSIKVAEKEKAILSGNDGKDKSLYIGIPFCPTRCLYCSFTAYPIKKYESTTEPYLEALFKEMEYAKEYFAKSRLENIYIGGGTPTSLDEKSLEKLLYTIRTKFDFSYIKEFCVEAGRPDTINKEKLKLFKKYNVSRISVNPQTMNDKTLKLIGRRHSVSDFLNAYHLARGEGFDNINIDLILGLPGEDMEDVSYTFNEIEKLSPKSVTVHTLAIKRASRLKEELSSYNFVRMKEMEDFLHIASSSMERLHLEPYYMYRQKNMVGNFENVGYAEKGYEGVYNVQIMEEKQDILALGAGATTKYVNLDTNRIERAFNVKEPLEYINRIDEMIERKKRLEEILC; via the coding sequence ATGAACTGCGTTTTAGATGGGCATGACTTTAGAAACGAAGTATTTACAATCGTACAGATATTTTTCCCTAATGTCAGGCCTATTTTTACTCATGAGGTCTCTGATGAAGGGCTTTCTATAAAGACCTCTATTCATAAAGATGAAATATCCGCCTGTGTAATGGAAGATGGGAATAAAAAATCAGAACATAAGCTTAAAGCTTCAAAAAATAATTTAAAGCATATAAAAAACAGGCTCCAAATTGCAGTTTATACTGTACTTTCAGATTTTACCGGTATCAAAAGCAAATGGGGCATTCTAATCGGCATAAGGCCTGCAAAAATCCTAAGAAACCTTATGGAAAAAGGGCTTACACAGAAAGAAATATATGATTATATGAAATCTGTTTATTTATGCAGTGACGAAAAAATAGATTTATCCATTAAAGTAGCCGAAAAGGAAAAAGCCATTCTCTCGGGAAACGACGGAAAGGACAAAAGCCTTTATATTGGCATTCCCTTCTGTCCTACAAGATGTCTTTACTGTTCCTTTACTGCATACCCCATAAAAAAGTATGAAAGCACCACAGAGCCGTATTTGGAGGCTCTTTTTAAGGAAATGGAATATGCAAAGGAATATTTTGCAAAGAGCAGGCTTGAAAACATATACATAGGCGGCGGAACCCCTACAAGCCTTGATGAAAAAAGCCTTGAAAAGCTTCTGTATACGATACGCACTAAATTTGATTTTTCTTATATTAAGGAATTCTGCGTAGAAGCGGGAAGACCCGATACCATAAACAAAGAAAAGCTTAAACTATTCAAAAAATATAACGTATCCCGTATCTCCGTAAACCCCCAGACCATGAACGATAAAACCCTTAAGCTTATCGGCCGCCGCCATAGTGTTTCGGATTTTTTAAATGCCTATCATCTTGCCCGCGGCGAGGGCTTTGACAATATTAATATTGATTTGATTTTAGGCCTTCCCGGAGAGGATATGGAAGATGTTTCCTATACCTTTAATGAAATTGAAAAGCTTTCTCCCAAAAGTGTGACGGTGCATACCCTTGCAATTAAAAGAGCTTCAAGGCTTAAAGAAGAGCTTAGTTCCTATAATTTCGTTCGAATGAAGGAAATGGAAGACTTTCTTCATATCGCTTCAAGTTCTATGGAGAGGCTTCATTTAGAGCCTTATTATATGTACCGCCAGAAGAATATGGTAGGGAATTTCGAAAACGTCGGCTACGCCGAAAAAGGCTATGAAGGCGTATACAATGTTCAGATTATGGAAGAAAAGCAGGACATTCTTGCCTTAGGGGCAGGGGCCACCACAAAATACGTAAACCTTGATACCAATAGAATAGAACGGGCTTTTAATGTGAAGGAGCCTTTAGAATATATCAACCGTATCGACGAAATGATAGAAAGAAAGAAAAGATTGGAGGAAATATTATGTTGA
- a CDS encoding MBL fold metallo-hydrolase, with the protein MKVINVPVSTMFVNAYIYYDENTKEAVLIDPGKDEDKLIHALNENGLVLKAILLTHGHFDHISAVNEVIAKINVPVYAHEDEIDFLLDPMENESKRLGWHAVSVKTDVVLKEGDIVKVGEGELKVIHTPGHTKGGVCYYDEKNGILFSGDSLFFESVGRSDFPYGDGKALVENLKKKIAVLPEDVKVLPGHGRATTIGHEKKMNFFLREQ; encoded by the coding sequence ATGAAAGTTATTAATGTACCTGTATCCACAATGTTCGTAAACGCCTATATATATTACGACGAAAATACAAAGGAAGCCGTTCTCATAGATCCCGGAAAGGACGAGGACAAGCTTATCCATGCATTGAATGAAAATGGCCTTGTATTAAAGGCTATTTTGCTTACCCACGGTCATTTTGACCATATTTCGGCAGTCAATGAAGTTATAGCAAAAATTAACGTTCCCGTATATGCCCATGAGGACGAAATTGATTTTCTTCTTGACCCTATGGAAAATGAATCCAAAAGGCTTGGCTGGCATGCCGTATCTGTAAAAACCGATGTAGTCCTTAAAGAAGGAGACATTGTAAAAGTAGGCGAAGGTGAACTTAAGGTAATCCATACCCCTGGCCATACAAAGGGAGGCGTATGCTATTACGATGAAAAAAACGGCATTCTTTTTTCAGGAGATTCTTTATTTTTTGAAAGTGTAGGCCGTTCAGACTTTCCTTATGGGGACGGCAAAGCTCTTGTGGAAAATCTTAAGAAGAAAATCGCCGTGCTTCCTGAGGACGTTAAAGTTCTGCCCGGTCACGGAAGGGCAACCACGATAGGCCATGAAAAGAAAATGAATTTCTTTTTAAGGGAGCAATAG
- the dtd gene encoding D-aminoacyl-tRNA deacylase, with protein MRSIVQRVKYAKVTVDNKVVGEIKEGIMALVGFGPKDDRKTMEYIADKLINLRVFEDENDKMNLSVSDIEGGILLIPNFTLYGDARKGRRPSYINGAEPSLAEKMYNEFVELMKASFKNVESGIFQTHMEVELLNDGPVTILLDSDKAF; from the coding sequence ATGAGAAGCATTGTTCAAAGAGTTAAATATGCTAAAGTTACTGTAGACAACAAAGTCGTAGGAGAAATAAAAGAAGGCATCATGGCCCTTGTGGGCTTTGGGCCTAAAGACGACAGAAAAACCATGGAATATATAGCCGATAAGCTTATAAATTTAAGGGTTTTTGAAGATGAAAACGACAAGATGAATTTATCGGTTTCAGATATAGAGGGCGGTATTTTATTAATCCCTAACTTTACTTTATACGGAGATGCCAGAAAAGGAAGGCGGCCCAGCTATATAAACGGGGCTGAGCCTTCCTTAGCTGAGAAGATGTATAATGAATTTGTTGAATTAATGAAGGCCTCATTTAAAAATGTAGAAAGCGGGATATTTCAGACCCATATGGAGGTTGAGCTTCTTAACGACGGGCCTGTTACCATACTTTTAGACAGCGATAAAGCATTTTAG
- a CDS encoding RelA/SpoT family protein, with product MTAQEIYDDLIGKIKTYHPAKDLSVVEKAYRVALEAHDGQLRKSGEPYVIHPLSVAVILAELGLDLESIVAGILHDVIEDTKYTYEDLVSMFSEEVANLVDGVTKLEKIEYKKELDAQKHEELEKQLTEHTEKRIRESKIKYQEEKIREREREEAELKERLARSEELQAENYRKMFLAMAKDIRVIVIKIADRLHNMRTLKYKAHDKQVKTAQETLDIYAPLAHRLGISKIRYELEDLSFRYLNPDSYYDLAEKIKRKQRERLEYVDKIIKDLNEKLSENNLKGTVEGRPKHFFSIYKKMVRKNITLDQMYDLFAVRVIVNTVIECYEVLGIVHEMYKPIQGRFKDYVSMPKPNMYQSLHTTLIGPEGEPFELQIRTWDMHRTAEYGIAAHWKYKESPDGNTAKSESEEEKLNWLRQILDWQRDLSDNREYLTELKTELSIFQDHVYCFTPKGEVVSLPNGSTPIDFAYSIHSAVGNNMISARVNGSIVSFDYVLQTGDRVEVITSRNSTGPKHEWLSLVKTSQARNKINQWFKKENKEENIIRGKELMEIEAKRKGFDIINLLTEARKKIILNKYSFKNMDALYASVGHGGMKEGQVINRLIEEYNKEQTYLKKLELEKKKAEETDLEDVMNVDYSEAKKTKKKSGIMVQGVGDLSVRFSKCCSPVPGDEIVGFTTRGRGVSIHRTDCTNIIHLPQSERHRLIEAEWSIPDSSDGMTFRADLNIICEDRMGLVIDISRIFSDYKISVKSINARSANNEAIFNIIIEISSRDQLDRVCQKILNIPGVGEIKRLTT from the coding sequence ATGACTGCTCAAGAAATTTATGATGATTTAATCGGGAAAATTAAGACTTATCACCCTGCCAAAGATTTATCCGTTGTTGAAAAAGCATATAGGGTTGCTTTGGAGGCTCATGACGGTCAGCTTAGAAAATCAGGAGAGCCTTACGTTATCCATCCCCTTTCCGTAGCGGTTATTCTGGCGGAATTAGGTCTTGATTTAGAATCCATCGTTGCAGGAATTTTGCATGATGTTATAGAAGATACAAAATACACCTATGAAGATTTGGTTTCCATGTTTTCCGAGGAAGTGGCAAATCTGGTTGACGGTGTTACAAAGCTTGAGAAAATCGAATATAAAAAAGAGCTTGACGCCCAGAAGCATGAGGAACTTGAAAAGCAGCTTACAGAACATACGGAAAAAAGAATCAGAGAAAGCAAAATAAAATATCAGGAAGAAAAAATAAGAGAGCGTGAACGGGAAGAAGCCGAGCTTAAAGAAAGGCTTGCAAGAAGCGAGGAGCTTCAGGCAGAAAACTACCGCAAAATGTTTCTTGCAATGGCTAAGGATATCAGGGTAATCGTCATTAAAATCGCCGACAGGCTCCATAATATGAGAACCCTTAAATATAAAGCCCACGACAAGCAGGTAAAAACAGCCCAGGAAACTCTTGATATCTATGCACCTTTGGCCCATAGATTAGGTATTTCAAAAATACGCTATGAGCTTGAAGATTTGTCCTTTCGATACCTTAATCCAGATTCTTATTACGATTTAGCTGAAAAAATTAAGAGAAAACAAAGGGAACGCCTTGAGTACGTAGATAAGATTATCAAAGACCTCAATGAAAAGCTTTCGGAAAATAACCTTAAAGGCACAGTTGAAGGAAGGCCGAAGCATTTTTTCAGTATATATAAAAAAATGGTCAGAAAAAATATTACCCTTGACCAGATGTATGATTTATTTGCTGTCAGGGTAATTGTAAATACAGTTATAGAATGCTATGAAGTTTTAGGAATAGTCCATGAAATGTACAAGCCGATTCAGGGCAGATTTAAAGATTATGTTTCTATGCCTAAGCCTAATATGTATCAATCTCTCCATACTACCCTTATAGGGCCTGAAGGAGAGCCTTTTGAGCTGCAAATAAGAACATGGGATATGCACAGAACTGCCGAATACGGTATTGCGGCCCATTGGAAATATAAAGAATCCCCCGACGGAAATACGGCAAAATCAGAAAGTGAAGAAGAAAAGCTTAATTGGCTTAGACAAATATTGGACTGGCAAAGAGATTTGTCGGACAACAGAGAGTATTTAACAGAGCTTAAAACAGAACTTAGTATTTTTCAAGACCATGTTTATTGCTTTACACCAAAGGGTGAGGTGGTAAGCCTTCCAAACGGCTCTACCCCTATTGACTTTGCTTATTCTATACACTCTGCCGTAGGAAATAATATGATAAGCGCAAGGGTTAACGGAAGCATCGTTTCCTTTGATTATGTGCTTCAAACGGGAGATAGGGTAGAGGTTATAACTTCGAGAAACTCGACAGGCCCGAAGCATGAGTGGCTTAGTCTTGTTAAAACAAGTCAGGCAAGAAATAAGATTAACCAATGGTTTAAAAAAGAAAATAAAGAAGAAAATATTATCAGAGGCAAGGAGTTAATGGAAATTGAAGCCAAGAGAAAAGGCTTCGATATCATTAATTTACTTACGGAAGCAAGAAAGAAAATCATACTAAATAAATACAGCTTTAAAAATATGGATGCACTTTATGCTTCCGTAGGTCACGGCGGCATGAAGGAAGGCCAGGTTATAAACCGCCTTATTGAAGAGTATAACAAAGAGCAGACATATTTGAAAAAACTTGAGCTTGAAAAGAAAAAGGCCGAAGAAACAGACCTTGAAGACGTAATGAATGTCGATTACAGCGAAGCAAAGAAGACGAAGAAAAAAAGCGGTATTATGGTTCAGGGCGTTGGTGATTTATCTGTTCGGTTTTCAAAATGCTGTTCCCCTGTGCCGGGGGATGAAATCGTAGGCTTTACCACCAGAGGAAGGGGGGTCTCCATTCACCGTACAGACTGTACAAATATTATTCATCTTCCTCAATCTGAAAGACATAGGCTCATTGAAGCCGAATGGTCCATTCCTGATTCCAGCGACGGAATGACTTTCAGAGCCGATTTAAACATTATCTGTGAAGACAGAATGGGTCTTGTGATAGATATTTCAAGGATTTTCAGTGATTATAAAATATCCGTTAAAAGCATTAATGCCCGCTCTGCAAATAATGAGGCTATTTTTAATATTATAATAGAAATATCCTCAAGAGACCAGCTGGACAGGGTTTGCCAGAAGATACTCAATATTCCAGGCGTTGGAGAAATAAAAAGACTTACCACATAA
- a CDS encoding AI-2E family transporter: MKLPLDKDYFKISIHVIITAAIIYILFLVIDGAAYVIVDIKHVLNNIISIFKKVASLFSPLIIAAVIAYLLDPMADFYQKYYDKLKKDIVIPYLKEKNIIKSDKLEKPEEKFKKRTAGAALSYITLTLIISVFIYVIIVKTGDKDDNLTNTIVNLVNSTISQTSELLSLISKEFAKLDMSDYFEGYLSQIVMYLKNALNGFSSNIVKSITSAGSGIVNFIISLVLGFYIMQHKDYLSYIVSDLMDTFFSKKFNMKARNTAKDFHMVFSGYIRGQLTDAAIMAVLMSITLSMLNIDFAVIIGIVTGFSNLIPYFGALVAFILAVTVALITGPPIKALYAVVAILVLQQIDGIFIVPKVVGERVKLSPPVVIIALAVAGNLFGILGMLFAVPLCAVIKIFIVRYIERYKLNKEIEKTKALSE; this comes from the coding sequence TTGAAGCTTCCACTGGATAAAGATTATTTCAAAATATCTATTCACGTTATTATTACTGCGGCTATTATATATATCCTGTTTCTTGTAATTGACGGTGCCGCATATGTGATAGTGGATATTAAACATGTTCTGAATAATATAATTTCTATTTTTAAAAAGGTTGCAAGCCTTTTTTCACCCCTTATCATTGCCGCCGTAATTGCATATTTGCTTGACCCTATGGCGGATTTTTATCAAAAATATTATGACAAACTTAAAAAGGACATTGTTATACCTTATTTAAAGGAAAAGAATATTATTAAATCAGACAAGCTTGAAAAACCGGAAGAAAAGTTTAAAAAACGTACAGCCGGAGCCGCTCTTTCATATATTACCCTAACACTTATAATTTCCGTTTTCATATATGTTATTATTGTTAAGACAGGTGACAAGGACGATAATCTTACAAATACAATCGTTAATCTTGTTAATTCTACAATAAGCCAGACGAGTGAGCTTTTAAGCCTTATAAGCAAGGAATTTGCAAAGCTTGACATGTCGGATTATTTTGAGGGCTATTTAAGCCAGATTGTTATGTATTTAAAAAATGCTTTAAACGGCTTTTCCAGCAATATAGTAAAAAGCATCACCTCTGCCGGAAGCGGCATTGTAAATTTTATAATTTCTTTGGTGCTCGGCTTCTATATTATGCAGCATAAGGATTACCTTTCATATATTGTATCAGATTTAATGGATACGTTTTTCTCAAAGAAGTTTAACATGAAGGCAAGAAACACTGCCAAAGATTTTCATATGGTTTTTTCAGGCTATATCAGAGGGCAGCTTACAGACGCCGCTATAATGGCCGTGCTTATGAGTATAACCCTTTCAATGCTTAATATAGATTTTGCCGTTATTATCGGCATAGTTACAGGCTTTTCAAATCTAATACCTTATTTTGGCGCACTGGTTGCCTTTATACTGGCGGTTACAGTTGCCCTTATTACAGGCCCGCCTATAAAAGCCCTTTATGCCGTAGTAGCCATACTTGTTCTCCAGCAGATTGACGGTATATTTATTGTTCCTAAAGTCGTGGGCGAAAGAGTTAAGCTTAGCCCGCCGGTGGTTATTATCGCCCTTGCCGTAGCAGGGAATTTATTCGGCATATTAGGTATGCTTTTTGCGGTGCCTCTTTGTGCAGTAATTAAGATATTTATAGTAAGGTATATAGAAAGATACAAACTCAACAAAGAAATAGAAAAAACAAAAGCGCTTAGCGAATAA
- a CDS encoding SHOCT-like domain-containing protein: protein MANEKMMILKMLEEGKINAEEAARLMEAASDDQERAAKMSVEEKRARMSNAGSFEDGGPTPVNNRRNDFGRGGQEGSYNQNQYNGNQYSQNQQRGPSTGGNSGSQGLGLDDFANDLGRKFDTFAKDMEPRLQKLAETVAEKTANMAEAISKSLNSPSGGYRGPAPSFSGNVKNSFEKNFELKVEAGYCELNLSGLNGDIMVNGYNGDKITAKVYYRPKVHGASIELMKLGDKYYLNYDEDAFEFVAIDAYVPESLFKDIKLETVNGSAYVSTIAAEYFTINAINSRTELKNIHARNIKADCGNGPVTLLNITGENASIELFNGNINATSLDISNLKLSSSNGPVNINIDYFKLYNNYTWVLDASNGKFVMNLPSAHDLGYHIKAQTSLNNVKLGLSGMNHIINNSNIVEAQSTDFDNAQRKVKIKAETSNAPLVIN from the coding sequence ATGGCTAACGAAAAAATGATGATATTAAAAATGCTTGAAGAAGGAAAAATAAATGCCGAGGAAGCCGCAAGGCTGATGGAAGCCGCATCTGACGATCAGGAAAGAGCGGCAAAAATGAGCGTTGAGGAAAAACGCGCAAGAATGAGCAATGCTGGAAGCTTTGAAGACGGTGGCCCAACACCTGTAAATAACAGAAGAAATGATTTCGGAAGAGGAGGCCAAGAGGGCTCTTATAATCAAAACCAATATAATGGGAACCAATACAGCCAAAACCAGCAAAGAGGTCCCTCGACCGGCGGTAACAGCGGCTCCCAGGGACTTGGCCTTGACGATTTCGCCAATGATTTAGGCAGGAAATTTGATACCTTCGCAAAGGATATGGAGCCAAGGCTTCAAAAATTAGCGGAAACTGTTGCAGAAAAAACAGCAAATATGGCAGAGGCTATTTCAAAATCCTTAAACTCTCCTTCCGGCGGATATAGAGGGCCTGCGCCTTCATTCTCAGGAAATGTAAAAAACTCCTTTGAAAAGAATTTTGAGCTTAAAGTGGAAGCAGGATACTGTGAGCTTAATCTTTCAGGTTTAAACGGAGACATCATGGTTAACGGCTATAACGGAGATAAAATTACTGCAAAGGTTTATTACAGGCCTAAAGTTCACGGTGCTTCCATAGAACTTATGAAGCTGGGAGATAAATACTATCTTAATTACGACGAAGATGCCTTTGAATTTGTTGCCATAGACGCTTATGTTCCTGAATCTCTCTTTAAAGACATAAAGCTTGAAACCGTAAACGGAAGCGCCTATGTATCTACAATTGCAGCGGAATATTTTACTATAAACGCCATAAACAGCAGAACAGAGCTTAAAAATATACACGCCAGAAATATAAAGGCAGACTGCGGAAACGGCCCTGTAACATTATTGAACATTACAGGAGAAAACGCTTCCATAGAGCTTTTTAACGGAAACATCAACGCAACAAGCCTTGACATTTCAAACCTTAAGCTTTCTTCAAGCAACGGCCCGGTGAATATCAATATAGATTATTTTAAGCTTTATAATAATTACACATGGGTTCTTGACGCCTCTAACGGAAAATTCGTAATGAATCTTCCTTCCGCTCATGACTTAGGCTATCACATTAAGGCACAAACTTCTCTTAATAATGTTAAACTGGGCTTAAGCGGAATGAACCATATAATTAACAATTCAAACATCGTTGAGGCACAGAGTACAGACTTTGACAATGCCCAGAGAAAAGTTAAAATAAAAGCTGAAACATCAAATGCACCTCTTGTTATAAATTAA
- a CDS encoding threonine synthase, with protein MKFLCRTCGKEYDFGELRWKCDCGGYIVLKDKFKFTKKDIKSERLNMWRYDAAYPLKKDEALISYNEGLTPLARLNYENYNIRLKLEYLMPTGSFKDRGTVMVINYLNNYNAGFFTEDSSGNAAASVAGYCALGGLKCALYVPHGNSSGKILQAKAYGADINEIKGSRSDVAYAAQKFDKAYAGHNWHPLFTEGTKSIAYELWEQNNFKEPENIIVPCGAGSLVLGLIKGFTELLESGEIKKLPKIFAVQPANCNPIYRMFKEINEDFIPEPTIAEGTSISEPVKAAEISEGIKLSEGAVLSVKEEEIKEALKFILKKGYYIEPTSAATVAGALQLMEKGILKESDEIIIVISGNGLKSGERIQEILNN; from the coding sequence ATGAAGTTTTTATGCAGAACATGCGGAAAAGAATATGATTTTGGCGAGTTAAGATGGAAATGTGACTGCGGCGGATATATTGTGCTTAAGGATAAGTTTAAGTTCACAAAGAAGGATATTAAATCTGAAAGGCTCAACATGTGGCGCTATGATGCGGCCTATCCTCTGAAAAAAGATGAGGCGCTTATTTCTTATAATGAGGGCCTTACGCCGCTTGCAAGGCTTAATTATGAAAATTACAATATACGCCTTAAGCTTGAATATCTTATGCCTACCGGTTCCTTTAAAGATAGGGGAACCGTAATGGTAATCAATTATTTAAATAATTACAATGCCGGATTTTTTACAGAAGACAGCTCAGGAAACGCCGCGGCTTCGGTAGCAGGCTATTGCGCCCTCGGAGGGCTCAAATGTGCCTTGTACGTTCCTCACGGTAATTCATCGGGAAAAATTCTGCAGGCCAAGGCTTACGGCGCAGATATTAATGAAATAAAAGGCAGCAGGAGCGACGTTGCATATGCTGCCCAGAAATTTGACAAAGCTTATGCGGGGCATAACTGGCATCCTTTATTTACGGAAGGGACTAAATCCATAGCCTATGAGCTTTGGGAGCAAAATAATTTTAAAGAGCCTGAAAACATCATCGTTCCCTGCGGTGCAGGAAGCCTTGTTTTAGGGCTTATAAAAGGATTTACAGAGCTTCTGGAAAGCGGAGAAATAAAAAAGCTTCCTAAGATATTTGCAGTACAGCCTGCAAACTGCAATCCTATTTACAGAATGTTTAAAGAAATTAATGAAGACTTTATTCCAGAGCCTACCATAGCAGAAGGCACTTCCATATCAGAGCCTGTAAAGGCCGCAGAAATATCAGAAGGAATTAAATTATCCGAAGGAGCCGTTCTAAGCGTAAAAGAAGAGGAAATCAAAGAAGCTCTTAAATTTATATTGAAAAAGGGATATTATATAGAGCCTACTTCTGCCGCCACCGTAGCAGGAGCCCTTCAGCTTATGGAAAAGGGCATATTAAAAGAAAGCGATGAAATAATAATTGTAATTTCCGGCAACGGTTTAAAATCAGGAGAACGAATTCAGGAAATATTAAATAATTAA